The Verrucomicrobium spinosum DSM 4136 = JCM 18804 genome includes a region encoding these proteins:
- the ppk2 gene encoding polyphosphate kinase 2, translated as MPSPKKSPSPVSKVSKKSATKSKTGGSNGESPLRVNNEIFARLHEEAIDSFDEELEMELDDLAGFDPNDPAVSTEAMEFRKLYFRELLRLQGELVKLQEWVMRTKHKLVVIFEGRDAAGKGGVIKRITQRLNPRVCRVAALPAPTERERTQWYFQRYAAHLPAGGEIVLFDRSWYNRAGVERVMGFCTDEEYEEFFRSVPEFEKMLIRSGTQVLKYWFSITDEEQEFRFTCRIHDPLKQWKLSPMDLESRSRWEEYTKAKEIMLERTSLPETPWWVVPAVDKKKARLNCIHHLLQQVPYEEVDKQPVALPVRKRHKDYHRNPVPDDIIVPQVY; from the coding sequence ATGCCCTCTCCCAAGAAGTCCCCTTCCCCTGTCTCCAAGGTCTCCAAGAAATCGGCCACCAAGAGCAAAACCGGCGGCTCAAACGGCGAGTCCCCGCTGCGCGTCAACAACGAGATCTTTGCCCGTCTGCATGAAGAAGCGATCGACAGCTTCGACGAGGAGCTGGAGATGGAGCTGGATGACCTCGCGGGGTTTGATCCCAATGACCCAGCCGTGTCCACCGAGGCTATGGAGTTCCGGAAACTCTATTTCCGCGAGCTGCTCCGGCTCCAGGGGGAGCTGGTCAAACTCCAGGAGTGGGTCATGCGCACCAAGCACAAGCTGGTGGTCATCTTCGAAGGTCGGGATGCAGCTGGCAAGGGCGGCGTCATCAAGCGCATCACCCAGCGACTGAATCCACGTGTCTGCCGGGTCGCGGCTCTACCTGCCCCCACCGAGCGTGAGCGGACGCAGTGGTACTTTCAGCGTTATGCTGCACACCTCCCTGCTGGCGGGGAGATTGTGCTCTTCGACCGCAGTTGGTACAACCGGGCTGGGGTGGAGCGAGTCATGGGCTTTTGTACCGATGAGGAATACGAAGAGTTCTTCCGGTCCGTGCCTGAATTTGAAAAAATGCTGATCCGGTCTGGCACCCAAGTCCTCAAGTACTGGTTCTCGATCACGGACGAGGAACAGGAATTCCGGTTCACCTGCCGCATCCACGACCCGCTCAAACAGTGGAAACTCAGCCCCATGGATCTTGAATCTCGCAGCCGCTGGGAGGAGTACACCAAGGCAAAGGAGATCATGCTGGAACGAACCAGCCTCCCTGAGACCCCCTGGTGGGTCGTCCCTGCGGTGGACAAGAAAAAAGCGCGGCTCAACTGCATTCACCATCTGCTCCAGCAGGTGCCGTATGAAGAAGTGGACAAACAACCGGTCGCGCTTCCAGTGCGGAAGCGGCACAAGGACTATCACCGCAACCCTGTGCCGGACGACATCATCGTACCTCAGGTTTACTAG
- a CDS encoding aspartate 1-decarboxylase, with protein MLRIQLKSKLHRAAITDSNVEYEGSISIPPDLMRAVDIWVGEKVLVTSVTNGARLETYVIEGKEGSGQIVVNGAAAHLITAGHRVTIMAFGLDDKPITPKRLLLGPNNEPLTQQVL; from the coding sequence GTGTTACGCATTCAGCTCAAGTCCAAACTGCACCGCGCCGCCATTACGGATTCCAACGTCGAATACGAAGGGAGCATCTCGATTCCGCCCGATCTCATGAGGGCCGTGGACATCTGGGTGGGCGAGAAAGTGCTGGTCACCTCAGTGACAAACGGGGCGCGCCTTGAGACCTATGTCATTGAGGGCAAGGAAGGTTCCGGCCAGATCGTCGTCAATGGAGCTGCCGCCCACCTCATCACCGCCGGTCACCGGGTGACCATCATGGCCTTCGGGCTGGACGACAAGCCGATCACCCCCAAGCGCCTGCTGTTGGGACCCAATAACGAGCCACTCACCCAGCAAGTGCTGTAG
- the htpG gene encoding molecular chaperone HtpG, producing MSKAPTHEFQAEVKQLLDIVIHSLYTDHEIFARELVSNASDSMEKMRLLQLTEKEIFDETLPLEINISTDETAGTLTISDYGIGMTREELVENLGTIAHSGSKAFVEAMKQSGKEGGNVIGQFGVGFYSAFMVASEVKVYTHSWRNDGEHLVWTSDGVTGYTIEDAPGQRRGCKLVLQLKEDKKDFAKPARIKQILTKYSNFVGFPIHLNGERINTVEALWLKNKNEVTTEQYAEFYKFASHSFDEPRYTFHFNADAPLNINALLFAPTNNTEQYGMGQMEPGVALYCRKVLIDHRPKKFLPEWMRFVRGVVDSEDLPLNISRETMQDSALFRKLGQTVQGRLMKFLEREADGDAKKYQDFYKDFSRFFKEGVATDFENKGTIAKLLRFETSLTGEGEVVGLQEYVKRMKEEQKAIYYQIAPSRAAIENGPYLEAFKAKGFEVIYLFESIDDYVVNALGEFDGKPLQAVNSSQVDLGDSQTEGETLSAEDGDKLASWIKDNLGNRVKEVRTGKRLVSSPAMAVLPDGEMSPQLRQMMRAMKKDDELDAAEVILELNPSHAIVRKLAGATSSNPELAGLLANQILDNALLSAGLLDDPQAMIGRMHSIMEKALG from the coding sequence ATGAGCAAGGCTCCCACCCACGAGTTCCAGGCCGAAGTCAAGCAGCTGCTGGACATCGTCATCCACTCCCTCTATACCGACCACGAAATCTTCGCCCGTGAGCTGGTTTCGAATGCATCTGACTCCATGGAGAAGATGCGGCTCCTCCAACTGACCGAGAAGGAGATTTTCGACGAGACCCTGCCTCTGGAAATCAACATCAGCACCGATGAGACCGCAGGCACCCTGACCATCTCCGACTATGGCATCGGGATGACCCGTGAAGAACTGGTGGAGAACCTAGGCACCATCGCCCACTCTGGCTCCAAGGCCTTTGTGGAGGCCATGAAGCAGAGTGGCAAAGAAGGCGGCAACGTTATTGGCCAGTTCGGCGTGGGCTTCTACTCCGCGTTCATGGTGGCGAGCGAGGTGAAGGTTTACACCCACTCCTGGCGCAATGACGGGGAGCACCTGGTCTGGACGAGCGACGGCGTCACTGGCTACACCATCGAGGATGCGCCAGGTCAACGCCGCGGATGCAAGCTGGTCCTCCAGCTCAAGGAGGACAAGAAGGACTTCGCCAAACCGGCGCGCATCAAGCAGATCCTCACCAAGTACTCGAACTTCGTGGGCTTCCCCATTCATCTGAACGGGGAGCGCATCAACACCGTGGAGGCCCTCTGGCTGAAGAACAAAAACGAGGTGACGACCGAGCAGTACGCCGAGTTCTACAAGTTTGCCTCTCACTCCTTCGACGAGCCCCGCTACACCTTCCATTTCAACGCGGATGCCCCGTTGAACATCAACGCGCTTCTGTTCGCTCCTACGAACAACACGGAGCAGTACGGCATGGGCCAGATGGAGCCCGGCGTGGCGCTCTATTGCCGCAAGGTGCTCATCGACCACCGCCCGAAGAAGTTTCTCCCGGAATGGATGCGCTTCGTCCGCGGCGTCGTGGACAGCGAGGACCTCCCGCTCAACATTTCCCGTGAGACCATGCAGGACAGTGCGCTGTTCCGCAAACTTGGCCAGACGGTGCAAGGCCGACTCATGAAGTTTCTCGAACGGGAGGCAGACGGGGATGCCAAGAAGTATCAGGATTTTTACAAGGACTTCAGCCGCTTCTTCAAGGAGGGCGTAGCCACGGACTTCGAGAACAAGGGCACCATTGCCAAGCTGCTCCGCTTCGAAACCTCGCTTACCGGTGAGGGCGAAGTGGTCGGACTTCAGGAGTACGTGAAGCGCATGAAGGAGGAGCAGAAGGCCATCTACTACCAGATCGCCCCAAGCCGCGCCGCGATTGAGAACGGACCGTATCTGGAGGCGTTCAAGGCCAAGGGCTTTGAGGTGATCTACCTCTTCGAATCCATCGACGACTACGTGGTCAATGCCCTCGGCGAATTCGATGGCAAGCCCCTCCAGGCGGTGAATTCCAGCCAGGTGGACCTGGGTGATTCCCAAACGGAAGGCGAAACGCTCAGTGCTGAAGATGGCGACAAGCTGGCCTCGTGGATCAAGGACAACCTGGGCAACCGTGTCAAAGAGGTGCGCACGGGCAAGCGTCTCGTGAGCAGCCCGGCAATGGCCGTGCTGCCAGATGGCGAGATGAGCCCTCAGCTACGCCAGATGATGCGTGCCATGAAGAAGGATGATGAACTGGATGCCGCCGAGGTCATTCTGGAGCTCAATCCCTCTCATGCCATTGTCCGCAAACTGGCAGGTGCGACGAGCAGCAATCCGGAACTGGCCGGCCTCCTGGCCAATCAGATTCTGGACAACGCCTTGCTTTCGGCCGGTCTTCTGGACGATCCCCAGGCCATGATTGGCCGCATGCATAGCATCATGGAGAAAGCACTGGGTTAA
- the argS gene encoding arginine--tRNA ligase, with product MPTYRQLLTERLLAAFVTAGISPPDGLVIEVTNASDSRFGDYQSNAAMTAAKLLSTKEQKINPRAMATQLVEAMDVTGLCEKPEIAGPGFLNFRLTKEALQGALSSLITDERLGVPAVDAAKTIVVDFSAPNVAKPMHVGHIRSTFIGDSLTRIARLAGHNVVTDNHVGDWGTQFGMIIHGWKTRLNQDALKEDPIHELVRVYREINAATKADESVLETCKTELVKLQQGDAENLAIWKECVKLTLDQLHDIYGRLGIQFDHYLGESYYNDALAPLVEDMLTKGQARISEGAACVFSDGVKKPEEDPFLINRDGQWTPAPCIVRKSDGGFLYATTDLATIDHRVIEWKADEIWYVVGAPQQLHFRQVFEAAHRRGHSTRMVHIAFGSILGPDGKMFKTRSGESVGLLEVIDEAIERARAVVEEREFSDDDKAKIASVIGIAAVKYAELSQHRMTDYKFAWEKMLSFQGNTAPYLLNAYVRTRAIFRKLDGEVKLAPEVSFTEDAERQLALKLAQFGEAVHDVLEDFRPNLLAQYLYELAGYYHTFYEACPVLRSEGVTRNTRLVLADTTSRVLKSGLGLLGIETTDRM from the coding sequence ATGCCCACCTATCGCCAGCTCCTCACCGAACGCCTCCTCGCCGCCTTCGTCACCGCCGGAATCAGTCCGCCGGATGGCTTGGTCATTGAAGTGACCAACGCAAGCGACTCGCGCTTCGGCGACTACCAGAGCAACGCCGCGATGACGGCAGCCAAGCTTCTCTCCACCAAGGAGCAGAAGATCAATCCCCGTGCGATGGCCACCCAGCTCGTCGAAGCGATGGACGTGACCGGTCTCTGTGAGAAGCCCGAGATCGCCGGCCCGGGATTCCTGAACTTCCGCCTCACCAAGGAGGCACTGCAAGGTGCGCTCTCCAGCCTCATCACTGACGAACGCCTCGGCGTCCCGGCCGTGGATGCAGCCAAGACCATCGTGGTGGACTTCTCCGCGCCAAACGTGGCCAAGCCCATGCACGTGGGCCACATCCGCAGCACCTTCATTGGCGACAGCCTTACTCGCATTGCCCGGCTGGCGGGCCACAACGTCGTCACCGACAACCATGTCGGCGACTGGGGCACCCAGTTTGGCATGATCATTCATGGCTGGAAGACCCGCCTCAATCAAGACGCGTTGAAGGAGGATCCCATCCATGAACTCGTGCGAGTCTATCGCGAAATCAATGCCGCCACCAAGGCAGACGAGAGCGTGCTCGAAACCTGCAAGACGGAGTTGGTGAAGCTTCAACAAGGCGACGCCGAAAACCTCGCCATCTGGAAGGAATGCGTGAAACTCACGCTCGACCAGCTTCATGACATCTACGGTCGTCTGGGCATCCAGTTCGACCACTACCTGGGTGAGAGCTACTACAACGATGCCCTCGCTCCCCTGGTGGAAGACATGCTGACCAAGGGCCAGGCGCGCATCAGCGAAGGTGCCGCTTGCGTCTTCTCCGACGGCGTGAAGAAGCCCGAAGAAGACCCCTTCCTGATCAATCGCGACGGTCAGTGGACGCCCGCCCCGTGCATCGTGCGCAAGAGTGACGGTGGCTTCCTCTATGCCACGACCGACCTCGCCACCATCGACCATCGAGTGATCGAGTGGAAGGCGGACGAAATCTGGTACGTGGTCGGTGCCCCCCAGCAGCTTCACTTCCGGCAGGTCTTTGAGGCTGCCCATCGTCGCGGTCACTCCACCCGCATGGTACACATCGCCTTCGGCAGCATCTTGGGCCCCGATGGCAAAATGTTCAAGACCCGCTCCGGCGAGAGCGTCGGCCTGCTCGAAGTCATCGACGAGGCAATCGAGCGCGCCCGTGCCGTGGTGGAAGAGCGTGAGTTCAGCGATGACGACAAGGCCAAGATCGCCTCCGTCATCGGCATTGCCGCCGTGAAGTACGCGGAGCTGAGCCAGCACCGCATGACCGACTACAAGTTTGCCTGGGAAAAGATGCTCTCTTTCCAGGGCAACACCGCCCCATACCTGCTCAATGCTTACGTGCGGACACGTGCCATTTTCCGCAAGCTGGACGGCGAGGTGAAACTTGCGCCCGAAGTGTCCTTCACAGAGGACGCAGAGCGTCAGCTCGCGTTGAAACTCGCCCAGTTCGGCGAGGCCGTGCACGATGTCCTGGAGGATTTTCGGCCCAACCTGCTGGCCCAGTATCTCTATGAACTGGCGGGATACTATCACACCTTTTACGAAGCTTGCCCTGTACTCCGCTCAGAAGGCGTGACGCGGAACACTCGCCTCGTACTGGCGGACACTACCTCCCGAGTTCTGAAATCTGGCCTTGGATTGCTCGGTATTGAAACAACTGACCGCATGTAG
- a CDS encoding NAD(+)/NADH kinase: MPRRIALFGGSFNPPGLHHRRIAALLSEKFDEVKVVPCGPRPDKPEVGSVPSVFRAALCDLTFGDLEKVVVDLFDLEQDTFTRNAALESRYASEGEIWHVVGADWLTGGSLGQSLIHTGWERGPELWQRGRFAVLTRPGHALNQGDLPPNAEIFPIQLDDSSTEIRDLLLHGESVAHLLTSPALRYIERYGLYRGTNPATWSRGTLEDLRCLLLADPSNPKCQEWEPELRPHEDLRNPGFIVTLGGDGAMLRTIREHWRRRLPFFGINAGHLGFLLNAPDQVFEERTFPPKDVIFRQLPLIFMEMETVDGQRITDYAFNDAWVERTTSQSAWMEVQVNGVTRLPKLVADGALVSTAAGSTAYARAMGAAPLLADTPAWLLVGSNVMEPAHWKSALLSMDTDVEFRNLDPIKRPITAYVDGITQGPIVSLRARLSRAATAELVFLANRDMAEKIAGIQFSN, translated from the coding sequence ATGCCCCGCCGCATTGCCCTCTTTGGAGGCAGCTTTAATCCACCTGGCTTGCATCATCGTCGCATCGCTGCTCTGCTTTCAGAGAAGTTTGATGAAGTCAAAGTGGTCCCCTGCGGTCCCCGACCGGACAAGCCGGAGGTGGGCAGCGTCCCGTCCGTCTTTCGCGCCGCGCTTTGCGATCTCACGTTCGGTGATCTGGAAAAAGTCGTGGTCGATCTTTTTGACCTGGAGCAGGACACCTTCACCCGGAACGCTGCTCTTGAATCGAGGTATGCCTCAGAGGGCGAAATTTGGCATGTGGTGGGTGCCGACTGGCTCACTGGCGGATCGCTTGGCCAATCGCTCATCCACACTGGGTGGGAGCGGGGGCCGGAACTGTGGCAGAGGGGTCGCTTCGCTGTCCTGACGCGCCCTGGCCACGCCCTCAACCAAGGCGACCTGCCTCCGAACGCGGAGATCTTCCCCATCCAACTGGACGACTCCAGCACGGAGATTCGCGACCTCTTGCTGCATGGCGAGAGCGTGGCTCACCTGCTCACCTCCCCAGCCCTTCGGTACATCGAGCGCTACGGACTCTACCGGGGCACCAATCCCGCCACGTGGTCCCGCGGCACACTGGAGGACCTCCGCTGCCTGTTGCTCGCAGATCCCTCCAATCCCAAATGCCAGGAGTGGGAACCCGAACTCCGTCCCCATGAAGACCTCAGAAATCCGGGATTCATTGTGACCCTGGGAGGAGATGGGGCCATGCTACGCACCATTCGAGAACACTGGCGTCGGCGTCTGCCCTTTTTCGGCATCAATGCGGGCCACCTTGGTTTCCTGCTCAATGCCCCGGATCAGGTCTTTGAGGAGCGCACCTTCCCCCCCAAGGACGTGATTTTTCGACAACTGCCGCTCATCTTCATGGAAATGGAGACCGTCGATGGACAACGCATCACGGACTATGCCTTCAACGACGCCTGGGTGGAGCGAACCACCAGCCAGAGCGCCTGGATGGAGGTGCAGGTAAATGGTGTGACCCGCCTGCCCAAGCTGGTGGCCGACGGTGCGCTCGTCTCCACCGCTGCGGGGAGCACAGCCTACGCTCGCGCCATGGGGGCGGCCCCCTTGTTGGCCGACACTCCCGCCTGGCTCTTGGTAGGCTCCAATGTCATGGAGCCCGCCCATTGGAAAAGCGCCCTGCTCTCCATGGATACTGACGTGGAGTTCCGCAATCTCGACCCCATCAAGCGCCCTATCACTGCGTATGTGGATGGCATCACGCAAGGGCCCATCGTCAGCCTGCGCGCTCGCCTGAGCCGGGCTGCCACGGCGGAACTGGTCTTCCTGGCCAACCGGGACATGGCAGAAAAAATCGCTGGGATTCAGTTCAGCAACTGA
- a CDS encoding DUF1501 domain-containing protein, giving the protein MKMHSLCQGNHLDLRVGQSRREFLYAGLAGGLGLSLPNLLKLEAGLTIADVPKVEAKADAVIHIYLPGGIAHQESWDPKPFASADYRGPLTPVKTKLPGVYFGEHFAKTAAIADKLTIIRSMTHGEAAHERGTHNMFTGYRPSPAIKFPSFGSVVSHELGVKNNLPPYVCVPQAFGGVAGGESMGTGYLSTAYGPFSLGSDPAQSNFAVRDLALPKDVTEQRFNRRRGLLDAVDAHFSSLEKSDALTAMDSFYQAAYGLVSSQKAREAFDLNAETAKLRDEYGRNQAGQRLLLARRLVESGVRLVTVTYGGWDHHSDIKNGFKNNAPNFDVAYARLIQDLDERGMLDRTLVMVSSEFGRTPKINSTNGRDHYPRVFSVALAGGGVKRGMVYGSSDALGGEPDSDPVSPESLAKTMYRLIGINADKRLMAEGSRPIDIVNGGEVIEGILA; this is encoded by the coding sequence ATGAAAATGCATTCTCTTTGCCAGGGCAACCACCTCGACCTGAGAGTGGGACAAAGCCGTCGCGAATTTCTCTATGCAGGTCTCGCAGGTGGTCTGGGGCTGAGCCTGCCGAATCTTCTCAAGCTGGAGGCCGGGTTGACCATTGCCGACGTGCCCAAGGTGGAAGCCAAGGCAGACGCGGTGATTCACATCTATCTCCCGGGGGGGATTGCCCACCAGGAAAGCTGGGATCCGAAGCCCTTCGCCTCCGCTGACTACCGGGGCCCGCTGACCCCAGTGAAGACGAAACTCCCCGGAGTGTACTTTGGCGAACACTTTGCCAAGACGGCTGCCATTGCGGACAAGTTGACGATCATCCGCTCCATGACGCACGGTGAAGCCGCACATGAGCGTGGTACCCACAACATGTTCACGGGGTATCGGCCCAGCCCAGCCATCAAGTTCCCGAGCTTCGGCAGCGTCGTTTCTCATGAGCTTGGGGTGAAGAACAATCTTCCTCCTTATGTCTGCGTGCCCCAGGCTTTCGGTGGTGTGGCAGGTGGTGAATCCATGGGCACTGGCTACCTGAGCACTGCCTACGGACCGTTCAGCCTTGGCAGCGATCCCGCCCAGAGCAATTTTGCCGTGCGTGACCTTGCTCTGCCGAAAGATGTGACTGAGCAGCGCTTCAATCGTCGTCGTGGTCTTCTTGATGCGGTGGATGCTCACTTTAGCTCGCTCGAGAAGTCGGATGCGCTCACCGCCATGGACAGCTTTTACCAGGCCGCCTATGGCTTGGTGAGCTCCCAGAAAGCTCGTGAGGCCTTTGACCTCAATGCCGAGACCGCCAAGCTCCGGGATGAGTATGGGCGCAACCAGGCTGGCCAACGCCTTCTGCTCGCCCGCCGTCTCGTGGAGTCGGGTGTGCGCCTTGTGACGGTGACCTATGGTGGTTGGGATCACCACAGCGACATCAAGAACGGCTTCAAGAACAACGCGCCGAATTTTGACGTCGCCTACGCCCGTCTGATTCAGGACTTGGATGAGCGCGGCATGCTGGATCGTACGTTGGTGATGGTTAGCTCCGAATTCGGCCGCACGCCGAAGATCAACAGCACCAACGGTCGTGACCACTATCCACGCGTCTTCAGTGTCGCCCTGGCGGGTGGCGGTGTGAAGCGCGGCATGGTGTACGGCTCCTCGGATGCCCTCGGTGGTGAGCCTGATTCCGATCCGGTTTCCCCGGAAAGCCTGGCAAAGACGATGTACCGGCTGATTGGCATCAATGCCGACAAGCGGCTCATGGCCGAAGGCAGCCGTCCCATCGACATTGTGAACGGTGGCGAGGTGATCGAAGGCATTCTCGCCTAA